CGCGCTTTCGGCGGGATTTCctgctttctttttttttttactttttttggcATAAACTATTCAACGTTAGACTTTCTTGATGGTAATCTCTAGAATGGGCTGCCATAGTAGTCGCGCTAgagttctacaaaaaaaattgtgccTAAAATTAAATGGTCACATTATGTTGCACCATATAAAGACACATAATTAATTCCATTTTGATGCAAAttctatattgttatatttaccTAGTGCGACCCATGGGTCATGGCAATATCAAGTCACAAAATGAATATGTAATGATGTTGCGTTTTTTCTGTACAATAGATGAACAAACCAACATTCAAGGTCAAATGAaactggtttatttttattgctgtctgttgtatattttaagtttaacatttaatatattatgtaacaaaaatatattttatagggTAAGTTCGCCCTATCGCGTCCATCACCCAAATCGCGTCCAATTTTCGAAcctgcctataaaaatacttgcaaataaatgtaatatcacACTGAAGAACGTGAATTTTATAACTGTCAATAGCTCAATTTGTACGAAGCACGCACATATAGACAAAAGCTCCGAGTGCCTAATtaatctctgtaaaaaaaaagttaattttggttGTTCAACAACGGAGTGCGGACGTGtgggattttagtaaaaaaaatagtgtgcaACGGTGCGTTTGGCGGTAAGtctctttatgttttatgtgaactTGAGGACACATAGATGTTTCGAGACATGAATcataacataaactaattatattaattactaatttgcttttttttatctattaaatagttaaaacaggGTGGACGCGAAGTGctacactgaatttattaaactaccacTTTGCGTCCACGATGGACGCGAACTCATCCATTTACGTTTTAGTTCGTTGTTAATTTTTgagtgattaaaatattaaaacaaattgggttttcgttcattttgtcattaaagttacacaattgtaatacccaatttgcgtccacattattacgattgtagaaaaagtaacaaagataGATCGAAACGTGGACGCACACTATTCCTATAGGCTATAATCTTGTAACAAATCGCGTccgtctttattaaataatcgctttattttttgtaaaatactgataataggatgaatattaatattttattttattcagtattttaaatctagtaggtccattaaatgttttctataattcttttttctgtttaagatgagttctttagagtcaaacaagaagaaggaaaaggaaacttatacagaagaagatttgaagaaagctCTAAGCGACATTCGAGAGAAAAAGAAATCTGTAAGTCAAGTATGTAAAGATTATGGAATTCCCAAGACCACAATATTGGATAAAATCAGTGGGCGCTGACCAGATGGAGTAAAGAAACCGGGACCAGAACCAACGCTAAGTGTAGATGGTGAAAAAAAGGTAGTTGAATGGCTTCTCAACACATCCAAATGTGGATTCCCAGTGAAAAAACAGGAATTATTGGATactgttcagaaaatcattcgagacggggagattaaaaataaattcaaagatgacCGTCCAGGTCAAAGTGGATTGAAATTTTTTTGGccagaaataaagaataatcgCTTAAGAATGCGGAGGGCATTAATAAAGCTAGAGCCCTAGTAACAGAAGAATCAATCAGATTGTGGTTTAgagaacttgaataatatttggaaagtatgaatcagaaagatattttaagtgatccaaAATGAGTTTTCAATGGAGACGAAAGCGGTTTTGCTTTCTGTCCAAAAACAGGAAAAGTTTTAGgtccaagagatttttttaataattagatatattcttaaataaataaattaataagatctagtgtttctttacatttctttaataatatcaccCCCTCATACCTTTTCTTAGCTAGTGGACGCGAAATAGTCCCAGGGTGGACGCAATTTGGATTTTGTGGACGCAAAGTAGGTGAAAAGCCTAATTCTGTGGTTtgccttttcttaaaaaaaactcatgatgttacaaacgaaattgaaagttaatattaaactagactatatagtcaccacattacataatttttttaattgaaactagtgctgcaacatttttgttttctccCTCAAACTTGCTAACTGCACTAAATGGACGCGAACAGGCGAAATGACCCTATGTaagataatatgtattttattttagatttttcttgACTGCTTCTCCAAATGATTTTGCACCTTCATCGTTTTCTGATGCTCCAGGCAGTTTAGCACACTGTTTGAGCCATCTTTGTATGTTTGGGAAACTTGAGATGTCCCACCCAACCTCCTGAAATATAAACATGTATCTACCTATACtaatttttcaatttgcagTGAAGAATTGCTAGGTAAAATTAAGGCCACTGCTCATAAAAAAAGAAGCAAATAATGTGAGTGGAAATTGAGTCGGGTCAAAATATCATATtctatttctgaaataaaattatatgtcaAGTTCCAAACATACATTTACAAGTTCaaaaaacgaaaagaaaaattttaaagaCTTTACCAGTATACTAGTCAGAGAAGCATAAATGCATGTGTCGGCAATAGTTGGCTGGTCTCCAGCCACCCATTCACTGCCAGTCAGGAAAGTTTCTAAGAAACCTATGGTTGTGTTCAAATCATCCTTCAGTGCCTTCTTGATCTCTGTCTCGCCCAAAAATAATATTGGgaactgaaaaaaaaagttttttaaagtttgatGAATggcttaaaacaattaattactgTTGTACTGTTGCCCAGAAGTATCTATAGGTGgcttctaaattatattattatcaaatagaaGTGAGTTGAAAATTACGTTAATAGGTACTTAAAGATTATAAGCCACTTACACAAATAGCTCGGATCTTCACGTACAATGACGAACTATCAAAGAACAATCTCTGGTTGACAACAGCGCGCCGTTTTAAATCTCTCGGATATAACTGATCATCCTTTCCATATTTATCAGCCAAGTAGCACGCAATAGCCCGGCTCTCCCAAATAACGAAACCATCGTCATCCAAAGTAGGCAAGCAATGTTGTGGATTTATTTTCAAGAAACTTTCACTGAACTGCtcctttttgaataaatttataatttcaatctCTATCGGTGCCCCGATAACTCTTGCAGAAAATAAAGCTCCACGTGACGGTCCACTTATACCGTAATGATACAATTTCGGTgccattttattaacaaatcgTATATAATGAGGACGCAAAATTCAAAACAAGTTTCAGCGGAACGTCAAGTGTCCGACTGGGCGACACTAGTGAGGCGAGTGAAAGCGAACCGCTTACTATCTATCTGTCAACATTGGGGTCATGGGGTCAATATACAATGTCGATAAGCAACCATAAACAAAGGTCACACTGGGTACTTAGAGaactttcttaaaattatatgtacTTATCATCAgaaataatgtttcattgtttgcACTATTTAAGCTCTTTCATATTCAactagattaaaatatttagttgaaATAAATACGCTTTTTGTCAatgctttgtttttgtttgattatgATCGCTTCACTAGGTGACacttattaaaaagtttatgtCAGTCGACTGtcattcaacatttatttactttttgtttgtagtaaaaaaactgtaaatgtaaaatactaCGAATAATAATACGTAAAATGACTACTAACATATGCAGGATATGTTTGAATCACGGACCATTgactagtatttttaaaaagaatgacCATATAATGATATCTACAAAGATAATGTCGCTAGCGAAAATACATGTAAGTAGTACGAAAACGCCGACAagaattgtgtttatttttattaatatgcgttttatttattctagaTAACTCCTGACGATGATCTGCCAAAAACGATATGTTCAAAATGTGTTCAAAAATTAGACGAGTGCCTCGATTTTATAGAGTTATGTGAAAGCACTGATATTAAACTTAGAGCCTTATTGACTAAGCAGTGCGATGATGAGAAATTAATTATAGATGacgataaaaatatacttttggaCAATGAAAAGTTTACATTTGACAATGAGAATACTTTATCACCAAAGAGTGAAGCAGAGAAGGTACTATTGATAGATGAAAGTGTTGATCACAGTATACAAGCAGTCTTGACTGATGATTTTATAGATAAtgatactaaattaataataaaagataaaaataatcgaAAAGATACTAGAAAACAGCAATGTTTTACTTGCGGAAAAGTTATGTCGTCCAGGCAAGTAACTTGTAGTTAcaaagtaatttgtaaaattaaaatgaaaataattttatctaattatttataaatatcttgtgACTTAGAGCTTAAAAACCTAATTATTAACCTATGacatataaattaaactatatgataaaataatctGTAAAACAAAGAGTTTGAAATGTACtaatttgttttggtttttatttaattttgcagaTTTAGACTGAAGACTCATTTAAGAACACATACGGGAGAGAGACCATACTCCTGTCCACATTGTAACAAAAACTTCTCATTGGAACAAAATCTTAAAGTTCATATTAGAATTCATACTGTAAGTAATTTTCTTACATACTCATTGATATTATGAAGCTTAGACATAGTACGACATAATAAGAATTTTTACAGCATTTTCACAAGTGCTCCTAAAGCAtttaagaattattaataatttaccagttaatatttcatttcaaagaTTCAAAGTGTCCATATTATATATTctttatcttaataatattgtattcttTGTGTTTTCAGGGTGAGAAACCTCTGCAATGTTCAATTTGTGGTGAATCATTTGCCCAGTCAGCAGGTCTGGCCGCTCATAGAAGAAAGCACACTGGACAAACTCCATACCAGTGTATGTTGTGCCCTCGCTCATTCCGGACTGTTGGACACCTGCAGTATCATACaaagtaataacattatttaaaatgtagtagTAACGCTATTTCAAGGAGTACCATACCATGCCTTCAGCAAGGTGTAAACCAAAGTAATTAATGtgcagtgtatttttttttaatttaagtaattaatgagcagagttattatgtttaaatttttaattggcTTTGTTAGTGAATAGTAGTGTCAAgggtcaatattttttaaattttacattttttttaaatatttttttttctttcagacGACATACTGGCGAGAAGAATTTTGAATGCGACACTTGCGGCCGCGCATTTATTACTCGCAGCGATTTAAAACAACATCTACTCACGCACACGGGCGATAGACCACATGTTTGTTGTATTTGTGGCCTCAGACTTACCCGCGCGTCTCATTTAAAACGCCATATACAACTCACTCATACTGGCAAAGCGTTTTCGTGCGCTAGTTGTCCCGCCAAGTTCACCAAAAAAGTCGATTTAGAAAGACATACTGTGAAAAAACATGAAGGCTCCAGAGAAAGTGCTGATAAAACATAgctcttacttttttattcaagctacttttttattttcatactgtaaatgtaaatattatattatatgtgtaaggtattattttattaacttctgtgatatactacaataataaaaaaatatttaaagacatGGTTGTGTTCTTTTTCTTTCGGTTTTTTTCCGATTTTAGTCTATGTGTAATATTGCCGCAGTTTGGTGAATTCGGAAAATAGTCTCTTCGTATCCTAGTTCCTACGCCATCGATCGTCTACcgaaaaactgttttttagttagtataaaatattataagaatggTCACAATCCTCGTTTGAATTTGGACATAACCAGTCtcatgttttaattacattaaaaaagtcAGTATTAAACACACTTTTCTCGTTTgcgataaattataataaaataaattgattcttCGGTTTTCTGTAACATAGTTCAGAATGTTAGTCCAAACATTTTCATCTTACTGTTTCTGGACGTTTCgacagtttgtttttgtttttagcaACTGGCAACACTGTCGTTTTTCGAATTTTGAAATCGTTAACGATTCCTCGTCGTGTTTGTTACAAGTGCAAGATTTCTTTGTGATTTTCCAAAACTCTGAACTGTGATTGATTTTGAAGAGGCGTCAATTTAAACCTAAGGTCGAATAATTTCTGAGAAGCATTGCGTTTCCCAAGAAAAGGAGATTCTGCACCGGTACTTGGAAAGTTTCTGACTGTCACCATGTCTtccagagaaatttattattcaGAGAAATACTACGATGAAGAACACGAATACAGGTAAATAGCTATGGTGGATACTAATTTATATAATCTTTTGGTATTACAAGTTCAGTTTGTTACTACATTCAATTATAACCAATAAACTTAGTATGAATGTTGGTTTCCTCAACATGTAAAGGATTCTCGAACGTTGTAGAATCCTATCATCAGTATGAAtagttttaagaatatattGGGAGATGTATTTGGGAAAATGGTATTATTATAGCAAACAATAGAGTAACTTtgataaatgtttgtaattaaaaagttaacatGAACAAAACTGCCTTGACTGCCGGTCCCTTCAAGAACTGACAATTACTGGTGTATGAGTCTTTCTTCatgatgattattatattattgtttactaacATGCACCTGCCACATTGGATACACTTTGACTCATCAAAGTTTGTTCTTTGGCaattagaaatatgtttttcctttaactgatacatacataagatTAGTCTTTTTCCCTTTGTCGTTTTATATTGGCAATATCATGGTAAAATAATTTCTAGAACAAAAGAGGTTTTTTGTTTCAAGATACAGAAACAGTGAGAGAATAAAAGGGGTTAAGCCTTAACCAAGTACCTCTATCTTAATTTTGAAAGCTCCAATGAATCATTGCAACATATTAACtttacattgttataattaattcagtctcctaaattaaattgaataccatgtgaattaaacattatttaagttAAGTTGAAATGTATAATCTTTAATATCTGCAAGATGtctaaagattataaaaatccTAAATATTTCCTTCGGTAATCCCAATAATATTTGGTTGTTTGTCAATTGCAGACATGTGGTGTTACCTAAAGAGATGGTGAAGTTGGTGCCCAAGAACCACTTGATGTCGGAGCAGGAGTGGCGAGGTATTGGAGTGCAACAGAGTCAAGGATGGGTGCATTACATGACACACCAACCTGGTAAGTTGATTAACTGttgaattatttgtatatttggcTAGTTAAATATGAAATCTTTCTCGAAAGTTTGCTGATTAGTGAGTTCTTCGACTATATTCAGTTCTTTTAATAAGACATAATGaagtaaaactaatatattttataattattggtTAAATGAACTCGCACTAaggttgtattattattgatgGTCAGGATTCAGTGTTGATGTCATTTGTCATTTACACATAAAGCAGGTATTGCACCAGCAAACTATGtccatatatacataataatatgtttgtttagtCATAGATTGAATATTAACTGCTACAAATTTTAAATCAGACAGTAAACAGTGGTATAAATTGgcacctcccatgcaagtggtcgcaggttcgaacccaaggcaacacaccaatgacttttcgaagttatgtgtgtattagaaataattgtcacatgctccaatggtgatggaaaacatcgtcatcctaaaaatttgtttaatacatttattgaaggcatgcaaagtccccaacccgcacttggccagcatggtggattcaaggcctaacccctccctcattacgggaggagacccttgcccagcagtgggacagtaatgggttacatttattacatattattattacagtaaatGTGGTAGATTGTGTTACTAATTTGTTTCATTCTATCTTCCAGAGCCTCACATCCTGTTATTCAGACGAAGGAAGACAACTCCACCAGAGAAAAAGTAAAGAAACAATCAAGTTGAGGTGTAAATGTATAGTTTagatttagtttagttttaattctgCCCATAATTACTTACCAGATATTAACCCTCGTTCTAATATTGTGTTTCTGTCCAaagttaatacaaaatgtaaaaacttaCTGCTTAAGTAGTACTTCTAAAAGCTACATAAATTCTAAAGACCTGATTCTTGAGTGGGAGAAATCTTGTTTCCTCTATTGACTATTATTGAGTTAGTCAAAGAAGTCCTTACTTTTTAGAATAGTGTTTCATTAGGGCAAGAGTAGAGACATGAAATGATAATGAGATTCTTCTTTTTGCTCAAAACTTAGGATAGGTTATAacagtttataaaaaagttaaagtaaataaaaaaggcaGTAAGttttaacatgttatttttacttaggACAGTCTTACAGGTTCATGTCTCATTGAAATTGTTGTCTGGCACTAGCAATTGACATTGTATCATAGTAATCtactatcaatattattttatgggcTTTACTGATCTTCATTCcgtaatttttaagttttttctaAAGAAGCATAGATCTGGAACGCTACTTTGAAATTACAATTGAAGTCAATTccattattaactttttatgaatacttttttattttttaaatgtctgttCCAGATCTATGTTAGCTTTTTCCTTAGTCATTAATTGTTTAAGAATCTATGGTTGTCACTTCTTATGAGCACCAACTGTTGCTTCAAGGCGAACTTGCCTTGCAGCCTTCTGCTTTGTTGCAGTCAtacattttgtgtaaataacatCAAGGCGTCATTTCACTATCAGTAACccattattttgtactttcaTAAATAATCACATAGTGCCTTTTAGTAATTAGATTAAAAAACTTGtgataaaatagtaatttgacATGTTATTGTAAATGAAATCTGGTTAATAGTTGACCATataatttttgatttttgaCTAGTATATAATTCAGACAATCATTTTATCTGCATGTTGTAAATACACTGATGTAACTATTGGTTTTCGGCAGCACTTTTTGTTAAACacagtatttgaaataaattatttggtgCTATGTTACGAATGTGGTTTCattgtttactttagttatCCCTTTAGTCCATTAGATATCGATCTGTCTGAACTCTTGTTGCATGCAATGCATCTGGTCATAACTAGTGTGATGCTAAAAAATTACAGAGAGGATGAAATGCTACTAAGTTTCCTTCTGCACTGAGTAATATCTACGTTAATATCATAATTTAGACACATTATAGCCTGGAGATCTTGCGTAGTTATAATAAGTCTACAAAACATTCGTCATCACATCTTTCTCTTTACATTATTCCATTGAAACAGATGAAAGctacatataattaaaataacgaattaaaattattggatGATAATGTTGACAGTTAATTTACATTGCCTATGATTAGTTTCAGAGgtagaataaaactttataacttAGTAGGTagacaatattatatatttatacaccAAGGTACAATTTACGTTACAAAGTCTAGAGCTTACAATACTAAGAAAAATACAACTACAATAGGTACTAGCTAAATAACTACAATTATTTTCTCTTCTTTTTCGCACTTGGTATACCACTAGTCCCTGGACCAACGCCAGCGCTTGTACTGGGGCCAACACCCAAGCTGGGTGACAAAGATGGCAGTTTGATTGATGACTCCGGTTGAGCAAACTCCATAGGCTCTAATTTAATATCCTCTGTTGATACAGTATCAAGGAGCTCCAAGCCCTGCAACTGTTCTTGTTCTAAACTGTGCAGCATTTGGAACCCAGGCTCCAGTGATGGTGTAAATGCACCATCTAGAGCCGCTGGAAAGTGTAGCTCTGGTACTTCTTCAAGTTTCAACTGTGGAGCCATTTCTCTTACAGCTAAGGTTTCAAGACGTGCCCTCAGTTCCTCACTCCTCTTCTTAGTCTTAGAATGATACTTCACTACTCGAGTGTCATAGAATTCATGTAAATCTCCAACATTCAAGTCTGCAAGTACTTTTGTTATTACATCAGGGAATCCAGACTTTAAGCCACTTGCTTCCTTATCTGCGACACTCCTCATTAATTTGCAGAAGTTTGTCATGTATATGTCTAAGGCATCTGCTAGGGCAGTGAGAGCTGTGTTCGTGCAAGTAGGGATCCCAACATGGCCTATGCTAATCGCAGCACATTGTCGTAAGGCTCGCTTATGACTTTCTGGAGTGAAAGGCCTCACAACTGGACCTATGCCGAGAGAAAAATTACAGTAAAGTTTCTCTAGAAAGTTTATTGGTGCGTTCGGTTCATGTTCTGATTTCATACAGGGTTCAGGTGGCGGCGCTGGTAGACTCGAGAGGTCCAGCCGAGCACCCTCGAACATAGGACTCTCAGCTTGCTCCAGTATAGTTGACAACTGCCTCGAATAAGCATGAAGCTGTATAGTGTGAGTGATCAAGTTTGCTTTCGGTAGTTCAATAGGCGACGATTTAGCGGTGATAGATATTTCCGGGATGTTTTGCATACCCAATTCTATGATAGGACTAAAATTAACACCACGCATTATAGACTCAtcaaattcttcttcttctatttCTCCCCAAAGCTTACGCGCTCTTCGAGGTCTTCGACAGTTCATCTTTACTTGATTTGTTGATAAACAATATCAGATGCGATTTTATTTCAGAAGTTAGTCTGTCCGTTGTAAGAACTGCTGGACAGATATAATTTTTTAGATGATATAATGTGGCACGAatacaatatcaaaaattatatttatcatttatacAGATAATTATATCTGtagacaaaaataactttatttgcgGAAACCTGCGCGCGGcttcatttttgttttgacgTAAATTGATTGCTGTCATTCGCAGTTAATCATTCCGCGTTAACGAATTTTGAATACTAGTCTTTTTGGTCGGTCTTATTaggtatttttaagtttaatggGCTACTTAAgcttgaaatatgttttttagcGCAGATTAAATATGTATTCGGGGAAAGATGTATTGATTCGTCTTCCTCAGAGCGGTAATTCAAAACTACATTCACGTTTTCGGAGAAAGATTTTGCTATTATTCTTCATCATATTTTGTATGATTAAAGTACCTAGCATAAGCTTACacatttaatgtttaatattactCTATCGTAACATAATAATGcctaatttattcatttataagtAATATTGCAAAGGGAATAGGATAGTAGGATCTAATGACAGGTAGGTgcctttttaaccgacttcaaaaaaaggagggggttctcaattcgactgtatgttttttttgaTGCCACGGTTATACCGTCGCCGTCGTTACTTATAAGTCTAAAAATGTTGTAGGTATCTAACCTTAAGGTGTTAAGATTTCTGATGTTAAAGCTTTGTGAGAGGCAGATCTTTCTTATTCtccaaaattttaagttttattctaaAGTACATTGTTGGCAGTTTGAATGAGCACGAAATGACATAAAGCGACAATTAACAGTTGCCAAAATTCCATATTTCCGGAAACGGGACAAATAGTTTTATGAACTAGATCCGacattgaatataattaaaataagtcgGATGTACTAATTATGGCGGTTAAGGTCGTGTAATTAGTGTTGATTATGTTTAATAGAGATGCGGCATTATGTTTATATAGATATTTAGAGCGAGGTTGTTATATAATACTGGGATGAATGAGTGTTAGCATATATACGAGGAATAGGATGTATAATTTGATATCTAGTGGATGCCAATGTTAGGTGGTCGAGGAAAAAATCTTATGGTTAATGTATAGCAATAAAAGCTTGATGTTATGGATAGTCGCAAATTATTTACGATCTTTcacctatatttattatattattattataatggttGTATATTATTCTGCTGCGGCGGTTTGTAGTCCATATatctttttatcaaattattttattatagattaaatttattgaaagttaTTCAATTGAATCTGCCatagatgttttttaaaatgcaattaatattaatatcatagaAACTGTTTTTTAATAGCCGCGAAGCGGCAAAGTCCCAAGtctatgtacattgtacatagaTTTCGACTTGTAAGATACTCGTAAGCcaacaaaatattcttaaacaaacaaaccaacgtGTAACAAAAAGCTTACGGAAGAAATAAGGTCGGATTACGTTCTCAAGGACCTCACATACCCGCAATAAACGTGTGGTACGTATGTATAACAAGGTGTAACCCATCGGGAAGAAAATAACATGAGAGGGTTGCGACGTTACTTGAAACTTGTTTATCCTCGTTAGTGAGAGCAGTGGCCTTCGGATGATGAAGTTAATTTTAACGATATTCGCTCTGGTTTTTATCCATAAAAGGAAAAAGTTTAGTAGACAAGAactgtatttttcttaaaaaataacctaaagtatatatttttgtatgaatttactgtgtagtaaataataaagaagaagcagtattataaaaaaacatacaaaaatactaaatattgtGAGCATAGACGGAAGGCTACGTTTTTTCTTACTTGTTTCCGTAGATGCGTAGATTTCGTAGCGTTAAGCTACAGGGCCTACGATAAAAGTTAAGTCAAAGTTTCACTTACGTTATATCGGAATAACTggaatatattgtaataaatattgtttcaacATTTAACTCAGTACTGattattaacttaatattatgatgtttcTGGCCTGTTTTACGAGTCGGTGGTACTGGCCGTCTTGTCAAGGCCATGTTCTTTTTCACTACTTATccaaaacaaaagaaagaagTTAAATGTATCAAAATCTTGATGAAAACAACAATAAGTAACAATAATATGTCTTACAT
The sequence above is drawn from the Anticarsia gemmatalis isolate Benzon Research Colony breed Stoneville strain chromosome 17, ilAntGemm2 primary, whole genome shotgun sequence genome and encodes:
- the LOC142980237 gene encoding glutathione S-transferase 1-like — encoded protein: MAPKLYHYGISGPSRGALFSARVIGAPIEIEIINLFKKEQFSESFLKINPQHCLPTLDDDGFVIWESRAIACYLADKYGKDDQLYPRDLKRRAVVNQRLFFDSSSLYVKIRAICFPILFLGETEIKKALKDDLNTTIGFLETFLTGSEWVAGDQPTIADTCIYASLTSILEVGWDISSFPNIQRWLKQCAKLPGASENDEGAKSFGEAVKKNLK
- the LOC142980235 gene encoding uncharacterized protein LOC142980235, which produces MTTNICRICLNHGPLTSIFKKNDHIMISTKIMSLAKIHITPDDDLPKTICSKCVQKLDECLDFIELCESTDIKLRALLTKQCDDEKLIIDDDKNILLDNEKFTFDNENTLSPKSEAEKVLLIDESVDHSIQAVLTDDFIDNDTKLIIKDKNNRKDTRKQQCFTCGKVMSSRFRLKTHLRTHTGERPYSCPHCNKNFSLEQNLKVHIRIHTGEKPLQCSICGESFAQSAGLAAHRRKHTGQTPYQCMLCPRSFRTVGHLQYHTKRHTGEKNFECDTCGRAFITRSDLKQHLLTHTGDRPHVCCICGLRLTRASHLKRHIQLTHTGKAFSCASCPAKFTKKVDLERHTVKKHEGSRESADKT
- the Cks30A gene encoding cyclin-dependent kinase subunit 30A; this translates as MSSREIYYSEKYYDEEHEYRHVVLPKEMVKLVPKNHLMSEQEWRGIGVQQSQGWVHYMTHQPEPHILLFRRRKTTPPEKK
- the LOC142980236 gene encoding STAGA complex 65 subunit gamma-like; amino-acid sequence: MNCRRPRRARKLWGEIEEEEFDESIMRGVNFSPIIELGMQNIPEISITAKSSPIELPKANLITHTIQLHAYSRQLSTILEQAESPMFEGARLDLSSLPAPPPEPCMKSEHEPNAPINFLEKLYCNFSLGIGPVVRPFTPESHKRALRQCAAISIGHVGIPTCTNTALTALADALDIYMTNFCKLMRSVADKEASGLKSGFPDVITKVLADLNVGDLHEFYDTRVVKYHSKTKKRSEELRARLETLAVREMAPQLKLEEVPELHFPAALDGAFTPSLEPGFQMLHSLEQEQLQGLELLDTVSTEDIKLEPMEFAQPESSIKLPSLSPSLGVGPSTSAGVGPGTSGIPSAKKKRK